One part of the Parabacteroides distasonis ATCC 8503 genome encodes these proteins:
- a CDS encoding TolC family protein, which yields MAGVLGMLNVLFAYSQPADSLGYYLELAARNNPQINADFSLYKASLEKVPQAGAYPDPELEIGFFLKPMEILSGKQIADFTLMQMFPWFGTRKAARNEATEMARMAYEQFRNSRNNLYYEVKSQWYQLCNISEQYKNTQANLRLLDQLEQLALNRFSAPSAKAGGSSVLPSPVSSAPSTPPAVSGGGMSGMGGSSMGSPTVQSTGASGSTMSGMSGDSPMGGGSMGSGNSIGGMSDVLRIQMEKVELENTLASLLSQRKTAEAAFNTLLNQSLATPISVPDSLERLPLSWSESMALDSVISNNPMLTMLEAEGNAYRAKAEMDKKMSYPMLGIGLQYSLIGKKPEDMSMGSMSGMNGKDMFMPMLKISLPIFRKKYNAQQRESKHYWKSSELKYENTMNQLQAEYIRITQQLEDAARKIDLYQKQYDLSLATYQLIVREFSTGRTTLTDVIQVERQMLDYHLKKSEAIAEYNTQIAGIEKLISTSVNE from the coding sequence ATGGCAGGTGTACTGGGGATGCTAAACGTCCTTTTCGCTTACTCCCAGCCGGCCGATAGTTTAGGCTATTATCTGGAACTGGCGGCACGTAACAATCCGCAGATCAACGCCGACTTCTCCCTGTATAAGGCATCTTTGGAGAAAGTCCCGCAAGCCGGAGCCTATCCGGACCCGGAACTGGAGATCGGTTTCTTCCTGAAACCGATGGAGATCTTGTCCGGAAAGCAAATAGCGGATTTCACCTTGATGCAAATGTTCCCTTGGTTCGGTACCCGGAAGGCGGCCCGCAACGAGGCGACCGAGATGGCCCGGATGGCTTACGAACAATTCCGTAACAGTCGCAACAACCTGTATTATGAGGTGAAGAGTCAATGGTACCAGCTTTGCAATATCAGCGAGCAATATAAAAATACGCAGGCGAACCTTCGTCTGCTAGACCAGTTGGAACAGTTGGCATTGAACCGCTTCTCCGCTCCGTCGGCGAAGGCGGGCGGTTCCTCCGTCCTACCCTCCCCCGTATCTTCTGCTCCATCGACTCCTCCCGCCGTATCCGGTGGAGGTATGTCGGGTATGGGAGGCAGTAGCATGGGAAGCCCTACGGTACAAAGCACGGGAGCATCCGGTAGTACGATGTCCGGAATGTCCGGCGATAGCCCTATGGGTGGAGGCTCTATGGGAAGTGGCAACTCCATAGGCGGAATGTCGGACGTACTGCGAATCCAGATGGAGAAGGTAGAACTGGAGAATACGCTAGCCTCCTTGTTATCGCAACGGAAAACGGCCGAGGCTGCTTTTAATACGTTGCTCAATCAGTCGCTAGCTACCCCGATTTCCGTCCCCGACTCGTTGGAACGGCTTCCTCTCTCATGGAGTGAGTCGATGGCTCTCGACAGCGTCATCTCCAACAACCCCATGCTTACCATGCTGGAGGCGGAAGGAAACGCTTACCGGGCCAAGGCGGAGATGGACAAGAAAATGAGTTACCCCATGCTAGGTATCGGCCTCCAGTATTCCTTGATCGGGAAGAAACCAGAGGATATGTCTATGGGCTCTATGTCCGGTATGAACGGAAAGGATATGTTCATGCCCATGCTAAAGATCAGCCTTCCTATCTTCCGTAAGAAATATAACGCACAGCAACGGGAAAGCAAGCATTATTGGAAATCCAGCGAGTTGAAGTACGAGAACACGATGAACCAACTGCAAGCCGAGTATATCCGTATTACCCAGCAATTGGAAGATGCCGCACGGAAAATCGATTTGTACCAGAAACAATACGATCTATCGTTGGCCACCTACCAACTGATCGTCCGGGAATTCTCGACAGGAAGAACGACCTTGACCGACGTGATCCAAGTGGAGCGACAAATGTTGGACTATCACTTAAAGAAAAGCGAAGCGATAGCGGAATATAATACCCAAATCGCCGGAATCGAGAAATTAATATCCACCTCTGTAAACGAATAA
- a CDS encoding efflux RND transporter periplasmic adaptor subunit produces the protein MKNINETVKSKYLIYILFLAGGLLLGWLLFHNSDTDSHASQASETGTEVHNPTHGHDLQQNEAGEWTCSMHPQIRQDKPGKCPICAMDLIPVRKSSFSDEAIDPNAIQLSEEAAALADVQTSKVSRQNPVKQVRLYGKIVPDERSLQSQTAHVSGRIESLNVDFTGETVRAGQTLATLYSPELFTAQQELLEAIRMGQPQLIQAAREKLYLWKMTDAQIAAIEKSGSISPVVEIKSNTSGIVLSKRVSQGDYVSQGAILFDVANLTKVWALFDAFEMDLPFLSKGDPVEFTLQALPGKKFSGKISFIDPILNTTTRTAKVRVEVPNASLELKPEMYATANVSAPLRNYKNEIVVPQTAVLWTGKRAIVYVKQPDTNTPAFLMREVELGPSLGNSYVILNGLREGEEIVTNGVFAIDASAQLEGKTSMMNNGDEPAKPMIGHEGHMMHAQSATGVASEHAMFGVKGSCDMCKERIEKAAKGVNGVLSAHWDKDTQMIHLQYNPQKTSPKAISKAIAKVGHDTDMDKADKAVYDKLPACCHYR, from the coding sequence ATGAAAAATATAAATGAAACCGTAAAATCCAAGTACCTGATATATATCCTGTTCCTAGCGGGCGGCCTCTTGTTGGGCTGGCTCCTGTTCCATAACTCCGATACCGACAGCCATGCGTCACAAGCGAGCGAGACCGGCACGGAAGTTCACAACCCTACGCATGGCCACGACCTCCAACAGAACGAGGCCGGCGAGTGGACTTGTTCCATGCATCCCCAAATTCGCCAAGACAAGCCGGGTAAATGCCCTATCTGCGCCATGGATTTGATCCCCGTACGTAAGAGCTCCTTCTCGGACGAGGCCATCGATCCCAACGCCATTCAGCTTTCGGAAGAAGCAGCAGCCTTAGCGGACGTACAAACCTCCAAGGTATCCCGCCAGAATCCGGTCAAGCAAGTCCGTTTATACGGCAAGATCGTACCGGACGAGCGTAGCCTGCAATCTCAAACAGCCCATGTAAGCGGACGCATCGAGAGCTTGAACGTTGATTTCACAGGTGAGACGGTGCGTGCCGGACAAACCCTCGCTACCCTCTACTCCCCCGAGCTTTTCACCGCCCAGCAAGAATTGTTGGAAGCGATCCGCATGGGACAACCTCAATTGATACAGGCCGCCCGTGAAAAACTATATTTATGGAAGATGACAGACGCCCAGATCGCCGCTATCGAGAAATCCGGCTCTATCTCCCCGGTTGTAGAGATCAAGTCGAACACGAGCGGTATCGTCCTGTCCAAGCGGGTAAGCCAAGGCGATTATGTATCCCAAGGAGCTATCCTTTTCGACGTGGCGAACCTCACGAAGGTATGGGCCTTGTTCGACGCTTTCGAGATGGATCTCCCTTTCCTTAGCAAAGGTGATCCGGTGGAATTTACCTTGCAAGCGCTACCCGGCAAGAAGTTCTCGGGTAAGATATCTTTCATCGACCCGATCTTGAACACGACGACCCGTACCGCCAAGGTCCGTGTAGAGGTACCGAACGCCTCTTTGGAGCTCAAGCCCGAGATGTACGCCACGGCAAACGTAAGCGCCCCGCTCCGCAACTATAAGAACGAGATCGTCGTACCGCAAACCGCTGTGCTCTGGACGGGTAAACGTGCTATCGTGTACGTAAAGCAACCGGATACGAATACCCCCGCTTTCTTGATGCGTGAGGTGGAGCTAGGCCCTTCCCTTGGTAACTCTTATGTTATCTTGAATGGCTTGCGAGAAGGTGAGGAAATCGTAACCAACGGAGTCTTCGCCATAGACGCCAGCGCACAGCTGGAGGGAAAAACTTCCATGATGAATAACGGCGACGAGCCCGCCAAGCCTATGATTGGGCATGAGGGGCATATGATGCATGCGCAAAGCGCCACGGGGGTAGCCTCCGAGCATGCCATGTTCGGTGTCAAAGGCTCTTGCGATATGTGCAAGGAACGTATCGAGAAAGCGGCCAAAGGAGTAAATGGTGTGTTATCCGCTCATTGGGACAAAGATACCCAGATGATCCATCTCCAGTACAATCCCCAAAAGACCTCCCCAAAAGCGATCAGCAAGGCGATCGCTAAAGTAGGCCATGACACGGATATGGATAAGGCGGATAAAGCCGTATATGATAAGCTACCGGCTTGTTGCCACTATAGATAA